From a region of the Corallococcus coralloides DSM 2259 genome:
- a CDS encoding peptidase M3, which translates to MDRPLLSVRSRLDDFLAELATLQYRYGAGLSPDLPVARLYASFPELSSPETFAAANEALARAKGKGDPDPVAIRRITLVRELIATQVEESLALPAADAVVALEARSHIPADDTTLSLAQALSQIPREPSRSRRALLERGAGNFLWDHRGPYGDRRDAALQAAEVLGFPDYPALRQDVTGIDAGKLAEAAEETLKRTEDAYRDVLAYVLRKLEPTLRPLPGGEARRHDVQHALRAPWMDAYFRREDTVPAVMRWLSDWGLHPEAGGRIRLDDEARPGKASRPFVAAVRVPNEIHLVLQPRSGMDALGDLLHELGHAWHLAHVDADAPMELRRLGDASVTEAYAATFERLLLSPPWLKRYLGLPSSTTKDAVRLAAFQALAVLRRHCAKLSYELSLTTKGASADRADEYADGQRRALFAQPHPGFFLHDVDSQLYVTRYLRAWALETRLTAYLLERFNEDFWRNPAAFTWLKGLFARGGAADAEGLATEVSGTPLALPEAGARLVAILNQ; encoded by the coding sequence ATGGACCGCCCCCTGCTCTCCGTCCGGTCGCGGCTGGATGACTTCCTCGCCGAGCTGGCCACCCTCCAGTACCGCTACGGCGCCGGACTCTCACCGGACCTCCCCGTCGCGCGCCTGTACGCATCCTTCCCGGAGCTCTCCTCGCCGGAGACCTTCGCCGCCGCCAACGAGGCGCTCGCCCGAGCGAAGGGCAAGGGCGACCCCGACCCCGTCGCCATCCGCCGCATCACGCTGGTGCGCGAGCTCATCGCCACCCAGGTGGAGGAGTCGCTCGCCCTGCCCGCGGCGGACGCCGTCGTCGCGCTGGAGGCCCGCTCCCACATCCCCGCGGACGACACGACGCTGTCGCTGGCCCAGGCCCTGTCCCAGATTCCGCGCGAACCCAGCCGCTCCCGCCGCGCCCTGCTGGAGCGCGGCGCCGGCAACTTCCTCTGGGACCACCGAGGCCCCTATGGAGACCGGCGCGACGCCGCCCTCCAGGCCGCGGAGGTGCTGGGCTTCCCGGACTACCCCGCGCTGCGCCAGGACGTGACGGGCATCGACGCGGGCAAGCTGGCCGAAGCCGCCGAGGAGACCCTCAAGCGCACCGAGGACGCCTACCGCGACGTGCTGGCCTACGTGCTGCGCAAGCTGGAGCCCACCCTGCGCCCGCTGCCCGGCGGCGAGGCGCGGCGCCACGACGTGCAGCACGCCCTGCGCGCCCCGTGGATGGACGCGTACTTCCGCCGCGAGGACACCGTCCCCGCCGTGATGCGCTGGCTGTCCGACTGGGGCCTCCACCCGGAAGCCGGCGGCCGCATCCGCCTGGACGACGAGGCCCGCCCCGGCAAGGCCTCACGCCCCTTCGTCGCCGCCGTGCGCGTGCCCAACGAAATCCACCTGGTCCTCCAGCCCCGCAGCGGCATGGACGCGCTGGGCGACCTGCTCCACGAGCTGGGCCACGCGTGGCACCTGGCCCACGTGGACGCGGACGCCCCCATGGAGCTGCGCCGCCTGGGCGATGCCTCCGTGACGGAAGCCTACGCCGCCACCTTCGAGCGGCTGCTCTTGTCCCCGCCCTGGCTCAAGCGCTACCTGGGCCTGCCGTCCAGCACGACGAAGGACGCCGTACGCCTGGCCGCGTTCCAGGCCCTGGCCGTGCTGCGCCGCCACTGCGCGAAGCTGTCCTACGAGCTGTCCCTCACCACGAAGGGCGCCTCCGCCGACCGCGCGGACGAGTACGCCGACGGCCAGCGCCGCGCCCTCTTCGCGCAGCCGCACCCGGGCTTCTTCCTCCATGACGTGGACTCGCAGCTCTACGTCACCCGCTACCTGCGGGCCTGGGCCCTGGAGACCCGGCTCACCGCGTACCTGCTGGAGCGGTTCAACGAGGACTTCTGGCGCAACCCCGCCGCCTTCACCTGGCTCAAGGGGCTTTTCGCGCGGGGCGGCGCCGCCGACGCGGAGGGACTGGCCACGGAGGTCTCGGGCACGCCGCTGGCGTTGCCCGAGGCGGGAGCGCGCCTCGTGGCCATCCTCAACCAGTAG
- a CDS encoding RluA family pseudouridine synthase yields the protein MKRRTFRAEGAHVGRALVEAVAAELALPVADVRRLVDVGAVYVAGRRARDGAVKLLATQVVTVVLEEAGQSPLEASKPAAPMRVLFEDADVIAVDKPAGLNAQPTEGRVGGSLVDLVSEHLGRQAGLVHRLDRETSGVTVFGKTPAATSALAEAFREGTARKRYLAATGPGLPAGGTVDLPLSKDPSRPGRWRATRAANGVPAWTDYRTLFAGEAFSLVELLPRTGRTHQLRAHLTALEHPILGDSRYGGAGSAGGLLAPRCLLHAHALELGHPRTGRPLRLEAPVPEDLRAFFESAGVRVPEGSIVASDAP from the coding sequence ATGAAGCGCCGGACGTTCCGGGCGGAAGGGGCCCACGTGGGCCGTGCCCTGGTGGAGGCGGTGGCGGCGGAGCTGGCGCTGCCGGTGGCGGACGTGCGGCGGCTGGTGGATGTGGGCGCCGTGTACGTGGCGGGGCGGCGCGCGCGGGATGGGGCCGTGAAGCTCCTGGCCACGCAGGTGGTGACGGTGGTGCTGGAGGAGGCGGGGCAGAGCCCGCTGGAGGCCTCGAAGCCCGCGGCGCCCATGCGCGTGCTGTTCGAGGACGCGGACGTCATCGCGGTGGACAAGCCCGCGGGCCTGAACGCGCAGCCCACGGAAGGCCGCGTGGGCGGAAGCCTGGTGGACCTGGTGAGCGAGCACCTGGGCCGGCAGGCGGGGCTGGTGCACCGGTTGGACCGGGAGACGTCCGGGGTGACGGTGTTCGGCAAGACGCCCGCCGCCACCTCCGCGCTGGCCGAGGCGTTCCGGGAGGGCACCGCGCGCAAGCGCTACCTCGCGGCGACGGGACCGGGGCTCCCGGCGGGCGGCACGGTGGACCTGCCCCTGTCGAAGGACCCGTCCAGGCCGGGGCGCTGGCGGGCGACCCGCGCGGCCAATGGCGTGCCCGCGTGGACGGACTACCGGACGCTGTTTGCGGGGGAGGCGTTCAGCCTGGTGGAGCTGCTGCCCCGGACGGGCCGCACGCACCAGCTCCGGGCGCACCTGACGGCGCTGGAGCACCCCATCCTGGGGGACTCGCGCTATGGCGGGGCTGGGAGCGCGGGGGGCCTGCTGGCGCCGAGGTGCCTGCTGCATGCGCACGCGCTGGAGCTGGGGCATCCACGCACGGGCCGGCCGCTGCGGCTGGAGGCGCCGGTGCCGGAGGACCTGCGGGCCTTCTTCGAGTCGGCGGGCGTGCGCGTTCCGGAGGGGTCCATCGTGGCCTCGGACGCGCCCTGA
- the galU gene encoding UTP--glucose-1-phosphate uridylyltransferase GalU, which translates to MSSTDTKAAKLIRKCVIPAAGLGTRFLPATKAVPKEMLPIVDTPTLQYIVEEAVKAGMEDVVVINGRGKGSIEDHFDIAFELETTMRARGKTADADRMRAIANLVRIISVRQKEPLGLGHAVLCAKSVIGDEPFGVLLGDDMIDSEDPGIGQLARIYQQHQKAVIALMEVPESETHMYGIAAGKDLGNGVIQIDHVVEKPKKGTAPSNLAVIGRYVLPPSIFPILEKQTTGVGGEIQLTDGLATLQKTEGLLGYKFQGQRYDAGDKVGYLKANIAYALKRPDLRGGLLEYLREVVKTEKP; encoded by the coding sequence ATGTCCTCCACCGACACGAAGGCAGCGAAGCTCATCCGCAAGTGCGTCATCCCCGCCGCCGGCCTGGGCACCCGTTTCCTCCCGGCCACCAAGGCCGTGCCCAAGGAGATGCTGCCCATCGTCGACACGCCCACCCTCCAGTACATCGTGGAGGAGGCGGTGAAGGCCGGCATGGAGGACGTCGTCGTCATCAACGGCCGCGGCAAGGGCTCCATCGAGGACCACTTCGACATCGCGTTCGAGCTGGAGACCACGATGCGTGCGCGCGGCAAGACGGCGGACGCGGACCGCATGCGCGCCATCGCGAACCTGGTGCGCATCATCAGCGTGCGCCAGAAGGAGCCGCTCGGCCTGGGCCACGCGGTGCTGTGCGCCAAGAGCGTCATCGGCGACGAGCCCTTCGGCGTCCTCTTGGGCGACGACATGATCGACTCGGAGGATCCGGGCATCGGTCAGCTGGCGCGCATCTACCAGCAGCACCAGAAGGCCGTCATCGCGCTGATGGAGGTCCCTGAGAGCGAGACGCACATGTACGGCATCGCCGCCGGCAAGGACCTGGGCAACGGCGTCATCCAAATCGACCACGTGGTGGAGAAGCCCAAGAAGGGCACCGCCCCGTCGAACCTGGCGGTGATTGGCCGCTACGTGCTGCCCCCGTCCATCTTCCCCATCCTGGAGAAGCAGACCACGGGCGTGGGCGGTGAAATCCAGCTCACGGACGGCCTGGCCACGCTCCAGAAGACCGAAGGTCTGCTGGGCTACAAGTTCCAGGGCCAGCGCTACGACGCCGGTGACAAGGTGGGTTACCTCAAGGCGAACATCGCCTATGCGCTCAAGCGCCCCGATCTGCGCGGAGGGCTCCTGGAGTACCTGCGCGAGGTCGTCAAGACGGAGAAGCCGTGA
- a CDS encoding glutathione S-transferase family protein: MKLHGNPMSTCTRKVLTVLAEKGREAELVNIDLMKGEQKSPAHVARQPFGVVPALELDDGFVMYESRAISRFLDRTLPGPSLTPADPKAYALMEQFIGVEQSYFSGPAMKIVMERFRGTNNEENIAKGREGLKRPLEVLDAALATRPYLAGNDFTLAEVCFAPYMDYLFGVGEKDTVAPYKNVMAWWDRVSNRPSVKKAHGR; the protein is encoded by the coding sequence ATGAAGCTCCATGGCAACCCGATGAGCACGTGTACCCGCAAGGTCCTCACCGTCCTGGCGGAGAAGGGCCGCGAGGCCGAGCTCGTCAACATCGACCTGATGAAGGGCGAGCAGAAGTCGCCCGCGCACGTGGCGCGCCAGCCCTTTGGCGTGGTGCCCGCGCTGGAGCTGGACGACGGCTTCGTCATGTACGAGTCGCGCGCCATCAGCCGCTTCCTGGACCGCACCCTGCCGGGCCCGTCGCTGACGCCCGCGGACCCCAAGGCCTACGCGCTGATGGAGCAGTTCATCGGCGTGGAGCAGTCCTACTTCTCCGGCCCGGCGATGAAGATCGTCATGGAGCGCTTCCGGGGCACCAACAACGAGGAGAACATCGCCAAGGGCCGCGAGGGCCTGAAGCGTCCGCTGGAGGTCCTCGACGCGGCGCTGGCCACCCGGCCGTACCTGGCGGGCAATGACTTCACGCTCGCGGAGGTCTGCTTCGCGCCGTACATGGACTACCTCTTCGGCGTCGGGGAGAAGGACACCGTGGCCCCGTACAAGAACGTCATGGCCTGGTGGGACCGCGTGTCCAACCGCCCGTCCGTGAAGAAGGCCCACGGCCGCTAG
- the priA gene encoding replication restart helicase PriA yields MEQEHFALGGFPRAQGEAPSRGSIPLRTRRTEVGREVSQRDPAATVRPVVSATPAQLASVAVGRPVRGEFTYLVPEALAGNLAPGQRVLVPFGRGMALGFYLGPANAPVEGGVRLKPIQRVLEDSPSLPKDLIALLRFTAEHYRYPLGEVIRGALPPGLSTAVDEKEARPDIQFFVEALVTEVPPALARAPAQAAVLQYLLAVGGRAPLDEVTHAIPGARETLKKLATRKFVKWVEVTLQPGVREGLVQNRPDRLTPEQALAVKELQGAVDVGGFQPYLLHGVTGSGKTEVYLRAVEHTLARGLGSLVLVPEIALTPQLVGRFRSRFGGDVAVLHSGLKDRERLFHWQALRKGTVKIAVGVRSAVFAPVEHLGLIVVDEEHDPSFKQDEKLRYQARDLAVVRGKQASAVVVLGSATPSLETLQNTRSGRYKLIELKNRVDDRPMPTINLVDLRVERPREGQVTEEAPILSPQMLQAMEETVTKGQQVILFLNRRGHSTILLCEVCGLSLKCHDCDVCMTHHRSQNRVVCHYCGVAFPVPNACRECTGPLLKLGIGTERVEAEVLERMPHARVARLDRDSATSAEKLTELLASFARREIDVLVGTQMVAKGHDFPGVTLVCVVMADTSLAIPDFRAAERTFHLLTQVAGRAGRGKDPGRVLVQTYNPDAEPVRRMLAHDFDGFSKQELEWRKALAYPPFARMAAVRLEGEHPEQTAGVARFLGNLVGRHMPPASAGVRLLGPALAPIARIRGKTRWQLLLKAPTHAALAPLLARLEAALADVPNGVKVVIDVDPGAML; encoded by the coding sequence ATGGAGCAAGAGCACTTCGCGCTGGGTGGTTTTCCTCGGGCACAGGGAGAGGCCCCCTCTCGCGGTTCCATTCCATTGCGGACGCGGCGTACGGAAGTGGGAAGGGAAGTGTCGCAGCGGGATCCCGCCGCTACAGTGCGCCCCGTCGTGAGCGCCACTCCCGCCCAACTTGCCTCTGTCGCCGTGGGCCGTCCCGTGCGCGGGGAGTTCACCTACCTGGTGCCGGAGGCGCTCGCGGGCAATCTCGCCCCGGGCCAGCGCGTGCTCGTGCCCTTCGGCCGGGGCATGGCGCTGGGCTTCTACCTGGGGCCCGCGAACGCGCCGGTGGAAGGCGGCGTGCGGCTCAAGCCCATCCAGCGCGTGCTGGAGGACTCGCCGTCCCTGCCCAAGGACCTCATCGCGCTCCTGCGCTTCACCGCGGAGCACTACCGCTACCCGCTGGGCGAGGTGATCCGCGGCGCGCTGCCGCCGGGCCTCTCCACCGCGGTGGATGAGAAGGAGGCCAGGCCGGACATCCAGTTCTTCGTGGAGGCGCTCGTCACGGAGGTGCCTCCGGCGTTGGCCCGCGCCCCGGCGCAGGCCGCGGTGCTCCAGTACCTCCTGGCGGTGGGCGGACGCGCGCCCTTGGATGAGGTGACGCACGCCATCCCCGGCGCGCGCGAGACGCTGAAGAAGCTGGCCACGCGCAAGTTCGTGAAGTGGGTGGAGGTGACGCTCCAGCCCGGCGTGCGCGAGGGCCTGGTGCAGAACCGCCCGGACCGCCTCACCCCGGAGCAGGCCCTGGCGGTGAAGGAGCTCCAGGGCGCCGTCGACGTGGGCGGCTTCCAGCCGTACCTCCTGCACGGCGTCACCGGCAGCGGCAAGACGGAGGTCTACCTGCGCGCGGTGGAGCACACGCTCGCGCGCGGCCTGGGCAGCCTGGTGTTGGTGCCGGAAATCGCGCTGACGCCGCAGCTGGTGGGGCGCTTCCGCAGCCGCTTCGGTGGCGACGTGGCGGTGCTGCACTCGGGGCTGAAGGACCGCGAGCGGCTGTTCCACTGGCAGGCCTTGCGCAAGGGCACGGTGAAGATCGCGGTCGGCGTGCGCTCGGCGGTGTTCGCGCCGGTGGAGCACCTGGGGCTCATCGTCGTGGACGAGGAGCACGACCCGTCCTTCAAGCAGGACGAGAAGCTGCGCTACCAGGCGCGCGACCTGGCCGTGGTGCGAGGCAAGCAGGCCAGCGCGGTGGTTGTGCTGGGCTCCGCGACGCCTTCACTGGAGACGCTCCAGAACACGCGCTCCGGCCGCTACAAGCTGATTGAGCTGAAGAACCGCGTGGACGACCGGCCCATGCCCACCATCAACCTGGTGGACCTGCGCGTGGAGCGTCCGCGCGAAGGCCAGGTAACGGAAGAGGCGCCCATCCTGAGCCCGCAGATGCTCCAGGCCATGGAGGAGACGGTGACCAAGGGGCAGCAGGTCATCCTGTTCCTCAACCGCCGAGGCCACAGCACCATCCTCCTGTGCGAGGTGTGCGGCCTGTCGCTCAAGTGCCACGACTGCGACGTGTGCATGACGCACCACCGCTCGCAGAACCGGGTGGTGTGTCACTACTGCGGCGTGGCGTTCCCGGTACCGAACGCCTGCCGCGAGTGCACCGGCCCGCTGCTCAAGCTCGGCATCGGTACGGAGCGCGTGGAGGCGGAGGTCCTGGAGCGGATGCCACACGCACGCGTAGCGCGACTGGACCGGGACTCCGCGACGAGCGCGGAGAAGCTGACGGAGCTGCTGGCGTCCTTCGCGCGGCGGGAAATCGACGTGCTGGTGGGCACCCAGATGGTGGCCAAGGGGCACGACTTCCCGGGCGTGACGCTGGTGTGCGTGGTGATGGCGGACACGTCCCTGGCGATTCCCGATTTCCGAGCCGCTGAGCGGACCTTCCACCTGTTGACCCAGGTGGCGGGGCGCGCGGGGCGCGGGAAGGACCCGGGGCGGGTGCTGGTGCAGACCTACAACCCGGACGCGGAGCCGGTGAGGCGGATGCTGGCGCACGACTTCGACGGGTTCTCCAAGCAGGAGCTGGAGTGGCGCAAGGCGCTGGCCTATCCGCCCTTCGCGCGCATGGCGGCCGTCCGGCTGGAGGGCGAGCACCCGGAACAGACCGCGGGTGTGGCGCGCTTCCTGGGGAACCTGGTGGGACGACACATGCCGCCAGCGTCGGCGGGGGTGCGCCTGTTGGGGCCGGCCCTGGCGCCGATTGCCCGAATCCGGGGCAAGACGCGCTGGCAGTTGCTCCTGAAGGCGCCGACACATGCGGCGCTCGCCCCACTGCTCGCCCGGTTGGAGGCGGCGTTGGCGGATGTGCCCAACGGGGTGAAGGTCGTCATCGACGTGGATCCCGGGGCCATGCTGTAG
- the def gene encoding peptide deformylase: protein MVREILIWPDPILKQKAKPVAKVDDKVRALIKDMFETMYAAEGVGLAAPQVGILQRIIVLDTRPQQPDSKPLAMINPEFVSLEGETTYTEGCLSIPGEAEDVDRAAFATVRYLDEEGQEQTLRCDGLLAIAVQHETDHLDGTVFVDHVSTLKREFIRKRMKKLKASREQGAPASA, encoded by the coding sequence ATGGTTCGCGAGATTCTCATCTGGCCCGACCCCATCCTGAAGCAGAAGGCCAAGCCGGTGGCGAAGGTGGACGACAAGGTCCGCGCGCTCATCAAGGACATGTTCGAGACCATGTACGCTGCCGAGGGCGTCGGTCTCGCCGCGCCGCAGGTGGGCATCCTCCAGCGCATCATCGTCCTGGACACCCGGCCGCAGCAGCCGGACTCCAAGCCCCTGGCGATGATCAACCCGGAGTTCGTCTCGCTCGAAGGGGAGACGACCTACACGGAGGGCTGCCTCTCCATCCCCGGTGAAGCCGAGGACGTGGACCGCGCCGCCTTCGCCACGGTGCGCTACCTGGACGAAGAGGGCCAGGAGCAGACGCTGCGCTGTGACGGCCTGCTGGCCATCGCCGTGCAGCACGAGACGGACCACCTGGACGGCACCGTCTTCGTGGACCACGTCTCCACGCTCAAGCGCGAGTTCATCCGCAAGCGCATGAAGAAGCTCAAGGCCTCGCGCGAGCAGGGCGCTCCGGCGTCCGCTTAA
- the nth gene encoding endonuclease III has protein sequence MALGRGRPVTYNARVARRETVGEKRQRAVSVLDGLEAAMPDARIELDYRTPLELLVAVILSAQCTDKRVNLVTPALFARFPDAQAYARVEPTDVEPFIRTCGLYRAKAKNIVATARALVAEHGGQVPLTRDTLAQLPGVGLKTAGVVCIHLGGDAAFPVDTHVKRLAYRLGFTPHEDPDKVEKDLQALLPRERWTLGHQLLVWHGRRTCFARSPDCGSCVVADRCPKKGVRATAKA, from the coding sequence ATGGCGCTTGGGCGGGGCCGCCCCGTGACATACAACGCCCGCGTGGCCCGACGAGAGACAGTGGGTGAGAAGCGGCAGCGTGCGGTGTCGGTCCTGGACGGTCTGGAAGCAGCCATGCCGGACGCCCGCATCGAGCTGGACTACCGCACGCCGCTGGAGCTGCTGGTCGCCGTCATCCTGTCCGCGCAGTGCACCGACAAGCGCGTCAACCTGGTGACCCCTGCCCTGTTCGCCCGCTTCCCGGATGCGCAGGCCTACGCGCGCGTCGAGCCCACGGACGTGGAGCCCTTCATCCGCACCTGCGGGCTGTACCGCGCGAAGGCGAAGAACATCGTCGCCACTGCGCGCGCGCTCGTGGCGGAGCATGGCGGACAGGTGCCGCTCACGCGCGACACGCTGGCGCAGCTGCCGGGCGTGGGGCTGAAGACCGCGGGCGTGGTGTGCATCCACCTGGGCGGCGACGCGGCCTTCCCCGTGGACACGCACGTGAAGCGGCTGGCGTACCGGCTGGGCTTCACCCCGCACGAAGACCCGGACAAGGTGGAGAAGGACCTGCAGGCGCTGCTGCCTCGCGAGCGGTGGACGCTGGGGCATCAGCTGCTGGTGTGGCACGGGCGGCGCACGTGCTTCGCGCGCTCACCCGATTGCGGCTCCTGCGTGGTGGCGGACCGGTGCCCGAAGAAGGGCGTGCGCGCCACCGCGAAGGCTTAA
- the ltaE gene encoding low-specificity L-threonine aldolase, which yields MKPIDFRSDTVTKPTPAMRRLIADAEVGDDVYGEDPTVRRLEERVAERLGLEAAVFVPSGTQANQIAIGAYCRPGDEVLTEEGSHILQYEGGAVPALWGVQPGPLPGERGLLKPETVTAAVREDNIHNPRTRLLSLENTHNRGGGTVWPVERFKAVVEAGRKAGLAVHLDGARLFNAEVAAGQPASAWASLTDSTSVCFSKGLGAPVGSALAGKKDVIREARRLRKRLGGGMRQAGILAAAALYALEHHVERLAEDHANARRLAEGLAQVPGVKVDLARVETNMVFADLVRPAAEASALLLKQGVLANPTGPHSIRLVCHLDVSTADIDDALARIRKAFAG from the coding sequence ATGAAGCCCATCGACTTCCGCTCCGACACCGTGACGAAGCCCACGCCCGCCATGCGCAGGCTCATCGCCGACGCGGAGGTGGGCGACGACGTCTACGGCGAGGACCCCACCGTGCGCCGCCTGGAGGAGCGCGTGGCCGAGCGGCTCGGCCTGGAGGCCGCCGTCTTCGTCCCCTCCGGCACGCAGGCGAATCAGATCGCCATCGGCGCGTACTGCCGTCCCGGCGACGAGGTGCTCACGGAGGAGGGCAGCCACATCCTCCAGTACGAAGGCGGCGCGGTGCCGGCGCTGTGGGGCGTGCAGCCGGGGCCCCTGCCGGGCGAGCGCGGCCTGCTGAAGCCGGAGACCGTCACGGCGGCGGTGCGCGAGGACAACATCCACAACCCGCGCACGCGCCTGCTGTCGCTGGAGAACACGCACAACCGCGGCGGCGGCACGGTGTGGCCGGTGGAGCGCTTCAAGGCGGTGGTGGAGGCGGGGCGCAAGGCCGGGCTCGCGGTGCACCTGGACGGCGCGCGGCTGTTCAACGCGGAGGTGGCGGCGGGCCAGCCCGCGTCCGCGTGGGCGTCGCTGACGGACTCGACGTCGGTGTGCTTCTCGAAGGGGCTGGGCGCGCCGGTGGGCTCGGCGCTCGCGGGCAAGAAGGACGTCATCCGCGAGGCGCGGCGGCTGCGCAAGCGGCTGGGCGGAGGCATGCGGCAGGCGGGCATCCTCGCGGCGGCGGCGCTGTACGCGCTGGAGCACCACGTGGAGCGCCTGGCCGAGGACCACGCCAACGCGCGCCGGCTGGCGGAAGGCCTGGCCCAGGTGCCGGGCGTGAAGGTGGACCTGGCGCGGGTGGAGACGAACATGGTGTTCGCGGACCTGGTGCGTCCGGCGGCGGAGGCCTCCGCGCTGCTGCTGAAGCAGGGCGTGCTCGCCAACCCCACCGGCCCGCACTCCATCCGCCTCGTGTGCCACCTGGACGTGTCCACCGCGGACATCGACGACGCCTTGGCGCGCATCCGCAAGGCCTTCGCCGGCTGA
- a CDS encoding M23 family metallopeptidase codes for MRRPAVLALLALSACATPQPGKMSFEELYATSGDSGFASTSTPFLPREPDRARGPLAPERSPELEAALAAFTQQAQAYRAKVQRGSAMPVEQVRNWEAMNAALDAFLARPVEHTDTRDLTRARGVMEAELEQDARLYGDIPGSLAESVVVRVGRLIVRASTLRRWAQPPEPSGPPRLAWPVEPVTITSLYGDRWHPITGQLRRHSGVDLAARRGQPVGVADRGVVLRAGWNGDHGKMVEVQHDGQWVTRYSHLSEVLVTTGEVLARGEVVGLAGDTGLATGVHVHFELWHDGSSLDPLEALVAPEAAPDTSEERPVARMPAESPVLTSQGRHPAAGSRP; via the coding sequence GTGCGCCGACCCGCCGTCCTTGCCCTGTTGGCCCTCTCCGCCTGCGCGACGCCGCAGCCGGGGAAGATGAGCTTTGAAGAGCTGTACGCCACCTCGGGCGACAGCGGCTTCGCCAGCACCAGCACGCCCTTCCTCCCCCGCGAACCGGACCGCGCCCGCGGCCCGCTGGCGCCGGAACGCTCCCCGGAGCTCGAAGCCGCCCTCGCCGCGTTCACGCAGCAGGCCCAGGCCTACCGCGCGAAGGTCCAGCGCGGCAGCGCCATGCCCGTCGAGCAGGTGCGCAACTGGGAGGCGATGAACGCGGCCCTGGACGCCTTCCTGGCCCGGCCGGTGGAGCACACCGACACCCGCGACCTGACGCGCGCCCGGGGCGTGATGGAGGCGGAGCTGGAGCAGGACGCGCGCCTGTACGGCGACATACCGGGCTCGCTCGCGGAGTCCGTGGTGGTGCGCGTGGGCCGGCTCATCGTGCGCGCGTCCACGCTGCGCCGCTGGGCGCAGCCGCCGGAGCCCTCCGGTCCGCCGCGCCTCGCCTGGCCCGTGGAGCCGGTCACCATCACCAGCCTCTACGGCGACCGCTGGCACCCCATCACCGGCCAGCTGCGCCGCCACTCGGGCGTGGACCTGGCGGCGCGGCGGGGCCAGCCCGTGGGCGTCGCGGACCGGGGCGTCGTCCTGCGCGCCGGCTGGAACGGCGACCACGGCAAGATGGTGGAGGTCCAGCACGACGGCCAGTGGGTGACGCGCTACAGCCACCTGTCCGAGGTCCTGGTGACGACCGGCGAGGTGCTGGCGAGGGGCGAGGTGGTGGGGCTCGCGGGGGACACGGGCCTGGCGACCGGCGTCCACGTCCACTTCGAGCTCTGGCACGACGGCAGTTCACTGGATCCGCTGGAGGCGCTCGTCGCCCCCGAGGCGGCCCCGGACACGTCCGAAGAGCGTCCCGTGGCCCGCATGCCGGCGGAGTCCCCCGTCCTCACGTCCCAGGGGCGCCACCCGGCCGCGGGTTCGCGCCCCTGA
- a CDS encoding HU family DNA-binding protein: MTKAELVEVVAAQSKLTKKQAAQILDSVFTNIGKAVKKDTRFSYPGFGTWSLRSRKARKIRNPQTNEMMKLKASKTVGFRPAKELKNSL, translated from the coding sequence ATGACCAAGGCAGAGCTCGTGGAAGTGGTGGCTGCGCAGTCGAAGCTCACGAAGAAGCAGGCCGCCCAGATCCTCGACAGCGTCTTCACCAACATCGGCAAGGCGGTGAAGAAGGACACCCGCTTCAGCTACCCCGGGTTCGGCACGTGGTCGCTGCGTTCGCGCAAGGCGCGGAAGATCCGCAACCCGCAGACCAACGAGATGATGAAGCTGAAGGCGTCGAAGACGGTCGGTTTCCGTCCGGCCAAGGAGCTGAAGAACTCGCTGTAG